The nucleotide sequence GCATTTCTTGCAGTGGAGTGGCTCTAGGATCTATATGTTCATGCTGTGAATCATCCACCTGTGTGACCGTGGAGGCTTTGGTTGCTGCACTGAAAGAGTCCAGGTCCATGTCCAACAGGCTGCTCACTGCAGGACTGTCAAACTGATAACAACAGGAATACGAGGGCTCATTGGCTCACTGGGCACAACAGAGGGTcaagagagaggacagaggagaccGCAAAGCAGgacagaagagaagaggagaggagaggagaggagagaagagaagagaagagaagagaagagaagagaagagaagagaagagaagagaagagaagagaagagaggagaagagaagaagtaGCAGGAGGGGCAGGCCAGGCTCTGACCTGCACAGTAGAGAGGAAAGTTAAAAGGCTatggctgactgacagcagccgCTCACTCACCTCTGTAGGGGAGGTGACGCTGATATCAGGAGTAGCTGCAGCATCAAACAGGCCAATGATGTTCTCTGTTTTCAACTCCCGAGATGGGGTCACCTTGGGTGGAGGAGGCACTGCAGGCCTTAGCTAGAACAGAGAGAGAATCATTGTGATAAAGTTGTGCTACAGTCCCGTTGAATATAGATTCTAGGCTTTCTAGCAGAGTTTTAACTGAGCACAGGTGCAACTGTTGACAAGAACAATAGCTCCAACATGGATTAAAAGCCAGCATTGTTGTCTTTAGTCACacttgtttgaagacataaTTGGGACACAACTCCAAACAAAGAGACAGCCTCAGTGTGTGCTTACCTTGGATGGAGATTTGGGGATTGGCGGTGGTCCTCCTGGCCTGAGAGTGTGGTTAGATGCTTCTTTCGCACCCACACTGAGtgaatgagagagggagagatggaggacaAAATAGAGAGTATAGACAGATTACAGAGAACGCAACAAGGACGGCAAACAATGTGAGTGAGGGGTCAAGCAAAGGTTAAAAAGTGCACAGCTTTAAAGGTTACAAGGCATGCTCTACAAGAGTCCAAGCGGAAGTTGTTGGAGTTGTTGCAAGAGCTGTCATGCAAGTGAGTCTGTCTTCACTCCATTCCTCTCCTTTTCCTCCCGCCATCCCATGCAAGCAGGCTTTGTGTGGGCCTCCAGTTAATCCTCACAAGCGAGCAGTGATAGAGGTGTTCGCTGTCATAGAGGAGATATTCTAAAGCTGACAAAGCAGCACCAGATCTGTGGATATTTTAAGGGTTGGAAAACCTGCAATTTATTGCTGGACCAGGCAACTTTGTACATAGGTGGCTTCAAATagcagcaagaggtaaaaacactACAGTATGAAAGCTGACATTGGACAAGTGGGGCCCCAAAAGCTGCGGGTTTAGAGCGCGGTCACACATGAGCGAAATTAGCATTGCCGAACATTTGCCTCCTGTTCACTTTCATTCAGTGTGAGCTAAGTGGccaataaaacatttgcttctgGTGGCAAAGCACCTTCACAAATTTGCATCTTCACATCACATtgagttcaactttggtgaattCTGACCGCCAAAGTTGTAGCTTCAACCACTAGCAAAGTAGTAGGCTAATGTGTGGAGGAGACATTGATTGTTGCTGTGTTTACCCAGCTGATATTGCATGATATTGACCATGAAAATACAAACTGCCCCACACCAGAGATGCTGTCTGGCTGGCAGTGAGCTGGGAGACAGGTATGCAACATAAAAAATGGAAAAGGTACCAATAATGTCATATTTCACGgtatttattagcaagctagctttctGTGTAGGTCCAATAAATTCTCACttcaacctcgtcacatatcgacgtttggtcatggacttcccacACCTagatatgacgtgaaaggtaccctgggtgcattggttgttgatgctctgggacgccgtgtcaagttctgtctgttacatgcattgtgttctttcaaaatacacttccgttctcacaggaaatttaGCATTtgcatactgtctctttcaaaataaacacactacgtcagaacgaaaattgacatttttttccctttgacaacaaacatggttgggtttaggaaaaaaaacaaacagggtttggctttataatcttacaggacacgaaCACCAGTCTCCAGGGGAacgtcagtgtttgttggacccatacatCATCCCTCCCCcccgccctactcagactttcaccgccttaactttcattcttgtcccaccgTGTGTGTCCGAAGCTGCCGAGTGCTGTTTAACTATAACGGCGACGGGCCATGTATCAtactgacgttaaaggacagttttttttcgtcagtgtctgatgttgcaattcactgcccaagtgccggattatgacgacttcggagtgagaccaggctcgtAGGCCACATCGAGCACTGCCCACATTCAGTGCAAATCCCACCTTGGCAGGTGATAGTCACTCACCTGCATCCGCTCATATGTGACAGTACCCTTATTTAGAGTTTGCAGGGTTTTGTTAATATACTGTTTTTACAACTTTGTTTGGGAATATGCAGCACTTGAACAATCAGCTGACATGATAAAGGTCTTAAAGTTGGTCATGCTTAGCTGATCCTGAGGCCTTGGCTTGATCTAGTTTAAAGACCTTTATCATATCAGTTTTGTGCCTCTATGTTGCAAATCTTAATGTTTTAGTGCAATTAGCAAACAGCAACTGAGCAGCAACTTCAGAAAATCATGTACAGAGTACACAGAGAAGGGGTTAAACAGGGGGTTCATAGAGGCCCAGCAACTCATTTATGTCCTGTGGCCCCCTAGTGGATTCATCCGGCCATGTACCTGACCCTACTGCATACCTTGTGGTTTGGGTTGTATTGTTACGTAACAGTCTTGCCTGGTGCAGCTTTAGCCATGCAGGTTTGCTCAGCTCTTACATATCTGCAGCTCTGGGTGCACAGCTCTCTAATCAGTGAGTCTGTGAGTTCACTTGCACAACCAAGCTCTCCTTTAAATCTCCCAAGCctgcagactgactgacagacagacagctggacAGACAGGTCagttggacagacagacaagagtTGTGTCACCATGGTTACCACAGTTGCTGCCGGTTACCTCCTATTTGTTCCTGACGATGAGGCGCCTCTTGCACCTGTCTTTCTGAAAGGGGGGGTTCAGGGGTGGCTCCAGGTTAATACATGCCAGGTTGCTTGTCTGTTCCTGTAGCTTCAAGTATTTTTGATAAGTACTGTTTGCTTTCTTGGCACACACTGAACTCATAGGGAAAATAAATGAGTTTGTTGAAAATTACCTCACTATTTAATTTACTGCTAGTTTAACTTGTGATGCAGTACacctcatccatccatcaggaTGAATTATGTGCTCTCAAGAGGCTCAAATatttggaaacatttctgaagtgatttatttttgcaCAAGTCTCGAAGGTGCCATAGGTACACTACACAGCAAGTGTTTTCTCTGCTGGTTAGGATGACCAACCACAGTGATTAATTGATGAGGCTCAGCGCTCTAAGCGATTCCCAGGATTGCCAACAAACAGCTGTTTCCAGGTAGACTAGAGGTTTTTCTTAGAATCGCAAAAACCTGAGGTTACTGGGTTTTCCCTGCATCACTGTGCTCATATAAATAGATTTCAACACATGCCAACATGCTAAAATATTATCTTGGCACTTAATTCTGTGAATCTCTTCAGAATCAAAATCTCTGAGATTAAAAGAAGACACAATAGAAAACCTTTTTTGTCACAAGATTAATAATCACAAGCTATAATAAGCCTTGCTGTGACAGAGTTTACTTGATCATTGCTCACTTACCTGCTTGTGTCTGTTTTCTCAAGTTTCACCAAGATGTCGTACAAATCCTGATCCAACTGCAGAGGGGGGAAAGGCGGGGTGTTAGATATCACACCAACAgcattacatcatcatcatcatcctacACTGCTCTGGCACTGTCGATGCCCGTTCTATGATAAAAATCATTACACTGTGTTTTGTGCTCCTCCCTCCTGTAATATCATCTAAGTGCTGcagagtgtgtctgtctgctacGGCTTGTTTGCATCATCATGTCCAAATTCAGAGCTAAGGCGGGGGATAATCTCTCTGCAGTCAGTTAAAACCCCATCTCCTACTGTTGTTTTACAggggaaaaataaacaaataaatcaacTATGACAGACTTTGCGTTACGTTTAAAAAACAGTGCTGAACAGCaggaagacttttttttagattaGATTGCTGATGGAGTTAAAACTGGCACTGTCACACATTTTTTATTGACTGCTATCTGATACACCATGTCGATTAGGTTCGTCTTATCCTCATCTAAATTCAGCATTAATGGAGGTCTATAAATGAAACTCACCCGGCTGATTTCCTTGTGAAACTTCTCCTCAAACCCAGCCAAACTCTGGAAGGTGCTGACATAAAACCCAACACGACTACAAAGggcagagaagaaagagagacagagagacagtatTGACTGCATTGCTGGCTTGACTTAATTTAACATCCTGTACGGGTAAATGTAGCACAGATGTAAGTGAAACCTAATTACAGCACCCATCCGTCAACAGGAAAATCAGTTTCCGCAGacaccgacacacacatacacacctgttCCAGAGTGAAGGCAATTCCTCTTGCAAGTCAATATTAATCTCCTCAAACACCTTCTGGGCTCTCTCCAACTCTTCCTCAGCCTGAAATCACAtacatgcacagaaacacacacacattgcattGGCACAGTGCTTTTGCAGCATGTTGTCAGTTTGGAGTCCTGTTGATAAATTACCTGctgtttacatgtgtaatatCACCTGACACTTATGATTAAGCTTCAGCGTGGTTTGTCTAcagttgttgtcattttcattttgcttttgttagaTATTCGTAGCAAGTGTCAGAGAACATGTGCGGAAAAAGCACCAGATTGTAATGTTTTCAGTCCATTAAATGGTTACCTGTGGTTATAAGCCTCATAGATATGGGTCAGTGTGGGGCCTGCCACACCTGCTGGTAATGTCTGTTACCAATTCTTTAGGTTTAACTTTAACTTTCCTTGGGATTCGTTGCCAAACctaggtggttaggtttagaaaaaagattagGGTTTGGCATTAATATTGCTTTCACATGGGACTTGTATcatggtctcctgggtgaaagctCTGTttcacccatccatccatccatccatccatccatccatccatccatccatccatccatccattttagtccgcttatccggggctggaAAAGGgcgcagcaggccaagcaaagcaccccagacgtccctctccccagcaacactttccagctcctcctgggggaccccaaggcgttcccaggccagatgacatatgtagtccctccagcgtgttctggttctaccccggggcctcctaccagtgggacatgcccggaGCACCTCTAGctggaggcgcccaggaggcatcctaatcagatgcccgagccacctcTACTGACCCCTTTCggtgcaaaggagcagcagctgtaCTCCGATCTCCCTCCTGATGTCTGAGCTCCCATCACTCCTTGCCACCCTATATGCAGAGTTTCTTGCACATTGGAGAAAGTCCCATGAAAGCCCTTTCTCGTGGAAATTCTCATTTCATGGTCTGATAATGGCCTTCTCAGCTTCAAAATAGGTGTGTCAGGCTCCTACCAACCCATATCTATGACGCTTATCACCCCTGATAACGGCCATTCAATGTCCCGCTAACAGCCCAATCGACAGGATAAAGAGAGCGATGAAAGGCAACAAGTTCAAACTGAGGACCTCCATGTGTCTTCGACAGCTGTGTTTGACAGTCAACAGTTTATGTAGGAGGTGCAGTAAGATTATTGTGTACCTGGCTCCTGGACAGACTGCTCTGGGCAACATTGTGTGCAGACAAGATACCCTGAGCCCAGCCTGGAGTGGCTCTCTCCAACAAAGAGGAGGgctggaggagagagtgagaaacataaaatttaaaacataatatttATTTCCATGTACATGTCATCATTATCAGTGTGCCACTGCTTTCTGTATCAGTATATTTGGAATCAGTTTACCTTGGTGATTTTAATACCCCCGTCCTTTTTCTTGGTCTTGTGCGTGGTGGCATAGTTGTGCCTGGCACTGTCGTAATCCACCAGCTTCCTGTCCCTCTTAGCTATACGTGCCTGAAACGAAAAACAGAGAATGAGTACTTGTGTCATTCAGTGTCTTAACACTAGATGCTAATAAATACTGGTCATGGTTGCTCCGTGTCCCTCTGACCACACAGCTTACCTTGATGTCTGGGAACTGGCCCAGGTAAGTATCCATGGAAATGAGAGCATGATCGACCAGTTTTTGGTGGTAGTCAGTCCACAGCACATCACAGTCCTGCAGCATGAATGAACATAACAGTACACAATCAGAGATAAATAAGACAAATTGCTTGCAGCACTTGTTTTGTTACAATACTATGCATCCTGATTGTATGTCTCCACCACTTTAAAGTTAATTCCAGTAGCTCTTTTGCTCCGTCTTGGCTCGTGATCTTGAATTTAGATGAAGAATAAAGTGAAACCCTTTTAACTGATTGCGGTATTTTCTCGCAGCTAGCTTCAAGTTGTTTTGTCACATTAATCCAAAAGTAATTTCAAGAGTAATGCACCTAATGAAGTCGGAGGAAAAGCTAAAGAGCTACTCAACATCTCTCACAAGAGACATTAATGTAGAATTTTGCCAATTCTGCCAAGAGGATActctcacacacagctgtgcaAACTATAGGAATAATAGCTACTGCGAATCGggagccaaacacacacacacgcacacacacttaatcAGCTAATACACTATATAGTGGTTCTGACCTCTATATAGAAACCAGCTTGTCCCTACACTCTCACACATGCAGGCAATCTAACATTGATGAAAAGTGTCTCTGACCTCCACGATGGAATCCACTTCGTTCTTGCCGTACCAGTCCGGCTCATACATGTCATTCAAACATGCCTGCACGTTCTTGGAGGACTCGTGCATGGCTgaggacaaacacacatattcTATGTTAGTGGAAAACAGCACATTATGGTGTGTATCTGTACATCCACCACTGTGTGTCTACATGTACAGCTTGCTACAAGTGTGATTTTGATGCAGCGCTGTGTGTGGTTTACCTTTCACTGCCTCCAGGTATGCCCTAAGGTCCCTTTGCAGTTTGCTGCCTTCAGCCTGGGggtgaaacacaaaaacatggggctTAGAAGTTAGAACACAAAACAAACCCAGCACGCTCACAGCCTGTGGACCCAGTACATGTTTCAGTCTCAAATGCAAACCTGTTAGAGTTAAAGCAAAGTTCAGTTCCTATATGCGGGAGGCAGATGTGACTAAAAAGTAAATTAGGGCAAATGGGCAAATTAGAAATATGATTGTGCCATACGACATAGTGTCTCTCACTGGACTGTACTCACATATTGTTTGTTGAAGTTGATCACTCCCTCCTCAAACGCAACATCTTTGGTCTCGTCGGCTTTGCCAAGCTTCTGAAGAACCTGTCAGTCGAACACGTTAAAACATTAGTAGCCATACCAAAGGTGAAATTCGCAATTGATTCAGTAGGCTACAGTCACAAGACAGATGGAGGGAGACGTTTCCTAAAGACACAGCACGTGAGAACATCCACCTGTTTTCTTGTCTTGATCGCTCACTTTATCCAAGATGAATTATGATTTCTTTGCATtaaacacatcaaacactgtttaatttaataaatgacACGGATAAGTCACATCATACATGAATAAATGCATGCATTATACACATTATTTCCATATAAACTCAAATACATGTTGGCAATACAGTGACATTCACACATAATGCACACCAGCTTTACAGGGGCAACAATATCAGTTTCCTCTCCgcctgtctccctctttaacCCCACAGCTCATGATGCATTATGATAGTCAAATAGCGCCCCCTGCCATTTATTCAGAGCACAACGCGCAGGTGCATGAACGCATAGACTAGGCCTCATATCTACCACCTATACACTTATTGCAGAATGGGTAATAATTATCATCATAGTGCTATCAGGATGTAAGAGGGTGTTTCTGCTGTCACTATTTGtgtgacacacactcactgacacacacagatagtGATTTAAAATGCCAGGAGCACATCAGTCAGGGGCCAAATTATGAGTTGGCGTACAGTATATGTCACTGCAATACGCACGTGCCCGCTGCGTGACATTGACTACATGAACGATGTGTTTAAAGTGGACATCCCCATCCCCAAATTCAGCATCCCTGCCCGTATTATTATGATGTCGTGATGCGACACTGCGCCTTGGTGGAGGATGCGGCACTGCTGCCTCGCGGCTTTGCAGGCCCGCATAATAATTCCCACCACACATTAATGCGATAGTGAGCACCTCTTACCTTTTCTTGGGCTCTCGTGAGCTTCTTCTGAACGTTGCTGGCCACTTTCCCTGCGGTCAGCCCCTTCCCCAAATTCAACTCAGCCATCTTGTAGCGTAGATCAGTCTCTGGATGCGGGGAGGAAGGAAACAAGAGCAATAACGATCGGATGGACCGCTACGGCGACCGTTGAGGCAAATGCATCAATGTCCACTGGAGAAATAATGGCGATAAATGTAATAATGTGATGTAAGGATGTATCTTtaggaggatgtgtgtgtgtgtgcagaaggCTAAGCTGTATTCTCAAATGTTGAGCTGCTGTGTGCGCGTCCGTGacagaggaggatgctgtcagAGATGCTCTTAAAGGCACAGATGCTGCTGCGCGTCCACACGGGGGTCTGTAATAGGAGACTATAAATCAACTGGTAAAGCTGCATTATTTATGAACATAATGTGCTGCTTTTGAATAAAATTCTGTTCTTTGAAATCTATATTTTCACCTTAAATGTCCCTCAGACCCCATGATCATGTGGTCAAGCCTTAAAACCATCTATGTCTCATACCCACGGTTAATAAATATCCAAGAGAACATTCACAATTCACAATCAGATAATGGCAAGAAACAGCCAGGCCTGCTTCCAAGCATGCATGCTGTAAATCTTCAAAGACACATCAGTCTCAATCTGGTTTTATATGGTTACATAACACATTAAGTGACATGAACCATACATGCAAGAGCAGCCAATCAGTGAAGAGCAGCTCAGCAGTGACTCCAGGAATAAACGCTTTCTAGACACTAATAAAGACCCTTCTGTTTCAGGTTTTAAACGTGGAATGCACTTGTATACAGTGTACCTTGATTTGGAAATATAACACCAAAATATCCCAAatcaaaacaacattaaaaatgaggcattgtttggaaaatgtgtgtaTGATGGCGAGGCCCTGATAATGTGTCTCTTCCGGGATGCTCAGCAGCTCTCAAGATAATATTCACCACTACACTACAACAGGTTTTATCTGGTTCCAAATATGTTTCGCTATAATAATGTCTCCAGCAGATGGCGCCATTGGCTCATATCATAATCACACATGAACAGCATGTACAGAGCTGTGAATAAgttttttcacttcaaaaaaaaaaattggctgTTTTTGTGAACGTCTGAGGAGGGACTGATGCTCTGCAGACATATAGAGGGGGAGGCTGCCAGCATCTCAGATCAGCCTGTTCTGAGTGATGCTACTAGTGAATTCACAGTGAGCTGGTTAACTAGTTGGCTATACTCGTTAATTTTTCTGCTCCTGGTGCATAACAACACATGCATTATTCCTCAAATAAATGCGATAATTGGTGATGGTAATGAACAACAGCTCTTTATTGACACAGGTGGCTGGTGCAGGCTGGGAGCTCTCCAGGGTCCTGAACTAACACTGTGCTGGTGCTGAGGGAAGTCACAGGCtacagaacaagaaaagaaaagcccTCTAATGACCAAGGCTGGTGCTTATGCCTTTTCCTCCCTACAGTTACACAGATGTAATTATATCTCTGTTGCATAATCTAGCACGAGAGGGTGCTTAGCAGAAATCCTACTTGCATGTGAGAAGTAAAATGGTTCAGGGTGTGATTATAATCTACCAGAATAAGAATGGATGTCAAATAAGCCATGCTGCTTTGTACACAATATTCTTTTAACCACTTCTCACATTTGCAATAGCTTTGGTGAAGCCACCTTTGCATCCTTGCAGcccaccccctccccctcctcctcactttctccctctctccttcccttttcCCCTCATCTCTTCCTCCCCGTCTCTTTATCCCCGACAATAACAACATTTGGCCACGAGTCACCAAGCCCATTCGTCCCCATGTATCCACATGAATAGCTCCTCCGCACCCCCCTCTCGTGCTGCGGGAATGGTTTAACCCGTTACCCACAGCGAGCGAGACAGCGAGCACAAAGGGAAGCGCATACACCGCTCGTTTAGGAGGAGGGGGGGATATAATAGGAAAAGCATGATGTAAATACGGAATTAATAAAACCGCAAGGCAGCGTTTCCTTTTCCCGTCGCACCGGTCCATTATCGGCGTTCAATATTACATGAGGTACCGGCTAACAACGGCGCtggtgtctgtctgtggacaccgaGAGGCAAAGCAGTGAGTGAGGAATTGAAGCCAGAGGAGTTGAGCATTGTTTCATCTTCGCTTCGGGCTTTTCTGGAGTTgctttttgtcttcttcttctctttttttattgttggaCAGAGCCCGCTTCACTGAGATGGGTTTTTCAAGCTGAGACAAGTAGAGagcgtcttcttcttcttcttcttctttaaatCTGTTGTCTCTTCTGGACTCGGGGATGATAAAGGAAACACACGCTAATATGTTGCATTTTTGAGGTGAGTGAGTTTCCTTTGTCCGCGtcacatatattgttttgttattttagcattagcACGTAGCTTTTTATTGAATTGAGTGTTGCGTGCCACACATAACACACCAAAGTGTGACGTTTTGTCCTGTTATCTCCACCCAAACACATTTCCTCATGTTAAACCGGTAACCGAGAGCTAATTATGTAGCCCACAGCCGTGTGCCCGTCACTGTAATTGCCTTTGAGAATGAGACACATGGAGGACTGAGTATCTCCGCTGCTCTGCTATTGTTTTCCCTCTATTGTTTTCAAACCGTTGCTCAACGGAGCGTTTTGGTGCTCCAACACAAGGCACGAGCACTTCCAGACCCTCTCAACGCTTTGCATATCACTGACAGCCAGATGAATCCTTCATGATGTGTGGGAATTAATAATTGAAAAGACTAAAACTCTGAATTTGATACCCGTGTGCATAATTGGGTTGGACAGCGTGTAAACACTGGGAGCCAAAATTGATTTGCACTCGCAGAAAGTCACGTGCACCCACATCCCATcccctatctatctatctatctatctatctatctatttacaTGCAATCTAATGGGACTTtattccaaaacaaaacattgacagagaaaaagggcaaacattttctttctccctggatcctctctccacctcctctcttcttcttcggGGTACAGTAATAGCACATGAAACATCTTCATAATTAGTAGTTTGCTGTAGCAAAAAAGAAGTAATTATAGGCAGCAAGCCCGCTGAGCTGAACTAAGTGTGcaagcatattttttttccttttatttcttttgtcaaACATGCAAATGTTGTCTTTGTACCACACACTAGATCTGTTCTGGAAAATGGCACAGCTTGAACTTGTCTGTTTTCTCCCCCACATGTGCAGTTTAACATTATATTAGTCGTAAATGGATCAAAACTAAAACATCTGACACACACGAAAAACAGTGAAGTTGTCTGCTCTATGGTTTTTGGTGctaatgatgtgtgtgtatatgtgtttggTGCTGCCTGTGAGGGCATGTGTGCACAGCTGTCCGTGAGGAGGAAGAAAGACTTGTTACATTCCTGCTTTAATAAGACAGGAAAAGGTGAGACATGTAACAGTGAATGAAATACAAAAGCGAGAAATGCAGGGAGCATAAAATAGAGTTGGCACATAATAAGGAACATTCTGACTTTTTCTAAGTATGAAAATATTCAAGCACAGTCTCTTATAAAAGGTAAAATGGCATTCCTGAGCTGAAGATCTCTTGAGATAAAATGATGGATTTGAAGGCTGTGCAGTGTTTGAATACAGGATGCAGAGGAAAAGATGCCATGGGAAGGAAGCATGAATAAGATGGAGTGTATAATAGTGCTAGGAAACCACTGTGCAGCCTGTTACTGTGTGCTTTTGTTCAACCGGGGTGATGCGCTTGAGAGTGCACTAGTGTCAACCCGCAGAGTTTCTTACTTTGTAGCGCTATTAAATCTTTTAATAAGGCTCTCTTTCAGTTTGTGGTTCATTTCCTAGGCTCAACTTTGAGGCTGTGGTCTCGGTTTTGGGGGAAATGAATAGCTCAAATAACCTGTGTGGCAAATAACAAAGCGCTGCCAACATTTATCAGATCTTACATGGCTTAGGCTACAGACATGATGTTTTTCAGGCACATATTTACATTTGCGCACAAAGCAATCTACTGCTGGCAACAGCGCTGCTTTATTCGAGTAGTCGAGGGTCAGCAAACAGGGCACTGTTACAGGAGGTAATGAGCAAAATGGAAGTGTTtaacatttactttaatttccgATGATGTCCAAATGTTCCAGCAGGCAATTTTCCAGTCAGACGCCCATTCTTGTAATAGGCCCCGATGTTATGAACACTGTCATTACTCTGGTTGACAGGTGTGATTCTCCCTCACTGTGCTCTCAGTGTTTGACTAATGAGAGCCCTTGATATCACATTTTGATCTCAGTGTCATGTAATGATTGGATAGGTCCATGTTTGAGACAAGATAATGAGCTAATGAGGACAGTGAGAGGATAGATGTGTGATAACATATACTGGGATTCAGTCCCACACCTTTTAAAAAGCCAATTAAAAGTAGTTTGAATAGGACCCCCCATATGGTGCTTTGGTGACAGTTATGTAAGAGCCAAGCAGTCCTCAAACTCAGCCAAAGTGGCATGCTCAGAGTTGATGAGAAGTCTGGCAGGATGTTACAAATTCTGTCTCTTTTACAGCATTTTACCTTCCTCCATAGCTGACAACAGTGTGGCAAATCTGGTCAGGGCTGGGCTTCCTGAGGATTCGAACAGCCATTAGAACAATatcttcatatttttatttgagcAAATAGATCCAAAACATCTTTTCACAGCATTTAAAGGGGGTGGAGAGGAAAGATTTCAACCTCACAAGCATTATTTCAAGTAATTGTAAAAGAAAATGGCCTTGCTATGCCGCCTTTTAATCAGTTTTAAGATAGATCGAAGGTAGAGACGCTTTAATAGATCTTAGTGAATAGGTGCAGATGGATAGCAGGGAGACTAccattcatacattcatacaatTCATGGATTGCCTGTGTTGCTACGCACTCTGC is from Epinephelus moara isolate mb chromosome 7, YSFRI_EMoa_1.0, whole genome shotgun sequence and encodes:
- the LOC126393200 gene encoding myc box-dependent-interacting protein 1 isoform X3, yielding MAELNLGKGLTAGKVASNVQKKLTRAQEKVLQKLGKADETKDVAFEEGVINFNKQYAEGSKLQRDLRAYLEAVKAMHESSKNVQACLNDMYEPDWYGKNEVDSIVEDCDVLWTDYHQKLVDHALISMDTYLGQFPDIKARIAKRDRKLVDYDSARHNYATTHKTKKKDGGIKITKPSSLLERATPGWAQGILSAHNVAQSSLSRSQAEEELERAQKVFEEINIDLQEELPSLWNSRVGFYVSTFQSLAGFEEKFHKEISRLDQDLYDILVKLEKTDTSRKTGARGASSSGTNRSVGAKEASNHTLRPGGPPPIPKSPSKLRPAVPPPPKVTPSRELKTENIIGLFDAAATPDISVTSPTEPANWDSWHEDSGAQEEDTKEHYDPVAAAADAWGDDGSQPVRYDPIAAATEGWGDDGTLPVRYDPVAPTQKGGGDDESQEVHYDPVAEAQDDWGDDGGEPVTEVPVPEDETPAAEAPADAAEEEATPAATTLDDEEGQGESAAAAAAAPEEPAPVEETPEVAAESTEVTSQPADMPPGYLFKVQVMHDYAANDTDELEMKAGDVVLVVTFDNPDEQDDGWLMGMKEDDWQQNKENATKGVFPENFTQRL